The following are encoded together in the Buchnera aphidicola (Acyrthosiphon lactucae) genome:
- the thrB gene encoding homoserine kinase gives MIKIYAPASIGNVGVGFDILGAAIMPINGSLLGDFVTVKLSKKFNLVNKGMFSDQLPKNTEQNIVWKCWLKFCNIIKKNIPVSIILEKNMPIGSGLGSSACSIVATLVAINEFCNKPLNSKELLLLMGEIEGEISGGIHYDNVAPSYLGGLQLILEDSEIISQKIPSFKNWFWIIAWPGIKVPTSKAREILPKKYQKEICIKNSRYLAGFIHASYSKQPYLAARLMQDFIAEPYRIKLLPNFLKAKEKIKKIGAISCGISGSGPTIFSISDNIHTAQKISLWLTENYLQNKTGFVHICFLDSKGVRKIG, from the coding sequence ATGATTAAAATTTATGCACCAGCTTCTATTGGTAATGTTGGAGTAGGATTTGATATTTTAGGTGCAGCAATTATGCCTATAAACGGTTCTTTATTAGGTGATTTTGTAACAGTAAAATTATCCAAAAAGTTTAACTTAGTTAATAAAGGTATGTTTTCTGATCAACTACCTAAAAATACTGAACAAAATATTGTTTGGAAATGCTGGTTGAAATTTTGTAATATCATAAAAAAAAATATTCCAGTTTCTATTATATTAGAAAAAAACATGCCGATTGGATCAGGATTGGGCTCTAGTGCTTGTTCAATAGTTGCTACTTTAGTTGCAATTAATGAATTTTGTAATAAACCTTTAAATTCAAAAGAATTATTACTTCTTATGGGAGAAATAGAGGGAGAAATATCAGGAGGTATTCACTATGATAACGTTGCTCCATCTTATCTTGGAGGACTACAGCTAATATTAGAAGATTCTGAAATAATAAGCCAAAAAATTCCAAGTTTTAAAAATTGGTTTTGGATAATAGCTTGGCCAGGAATTAAAGTTCCTACTTCGAAAGCAAGAGAAATATTACCAAAAAAATACCAAAAAGAAATATGTATTAAAAATAGTCGTTATTTAGCTGGTTTTATTCATGCTTCATATAGTAAACAACCTTATTTAGCAGCAAGATTAATGCAAGATTTTATAGCAGAACCATATCGTATTAAATTATTACCTAATTTCTTAAAAGCTAAAGAAAAAATAAAAAAAATTGGCGCTATAAGTTGTGGCATATCTGGTTCAGGACCTACTATTTTTTCTATTTCTGACAATATACATACAGCTCAAAAAATATCTTTATGGTTAACAGAAAATTACTTACAGAATAAAACAGGATTTGTTCACATTTGTTTTTTAGATTCAAAAGGTGTACGTAAAATAGGATAA
- the truA gene encoding tRNA pseudouridine(38-40) synthase TruA: MAFNNIKRFALGVEYDGSLYYGWQSQKRVPSIQAEIERALSIIANHKVDVICAGRTDAGVHSIGQVIHFNTTAVRKKSSWSIGVNSYLSKNISIVWVREVPESFHARYSAITRSYRYIIYNYSLRSAIFQNKINHIYRKLNVNKMYSEAQFLLGEHDFTSFRALSCQSYSPFRNIKKLNVFRLNHWVIIDITANSFLHHMVRNIVGSLIEIGISKKKEFWIKELLQKKDRNYAGATAPAKGLYLVYVEYPLHFNLPKSPYTSIFFK; the protein is encoded by the coding sequence ATGGCATTTAATAATATTAAAAGATTTGCTTTAGGAGTTGAATATGATGGAAGTCTCTATTATGGATGGCAGAGTCAAAAAAGAGTACCTAGTATTCAAGCAGAAATAGAAAGAGCTTTATCTATAATTGCTAATCATAAGGTAGATGTTATATGTGCAGGTCGAACTGATGCTGGAGTACATAGTATAGGTCAGGTTATACATTTTAATACTACAGCAGTGAGAAAAAAATCGTCTTGGTCAATAGGAGTAAATAGTTATTTATCTAAAAATATTTCTATTGTATGGGTTAGAGAAGTTCCAGAAAGTTTTCATGCTCGTTATAGTGCTATTACACGTTCTTATCGTTATATAATATATAATTATAGTCTTCGTTCTGCTATTTTTCAGAATAAAATAAATCATATTTATAGAAAATTAAATGTAAATAAAATGTATTCTGAAGCTCAATTTTTATTAGGAGAACATGATTTTACATCTTTTAGAGCACTCAGTTGTCAATCATATTCTCCTTTTAGAAATATTAAAAAATTAAATGTTTTTCGTTTAAATCATTGGGTAATAATTGATATTACAGCCAATTCTTTTTTACATCATATGGTTCGAAATATTGTTGGTTCTTTAATTGAAATTGGAATTTCTAAAAAAAAAGAATTTTGGATAAAAGAGTTATTACAAAAAAAAGACAGAAATTATGCAGGAGCTACTGCACCAGCTAAAGGTTTATATTTAGTATATGTAGAATATCCTTTACATTTTAATTTGCCCAAATCACCATATACTTCTATATTTTTTAAATAA
- the panB gene encoding 3-methyl-2-oxobutanoate hydroxymethyltransferase: MECITISKLENWKKNKKKFAAITAYDFSFSKLFSNQGIPVILIGDSLGMTIQGHSSTLPVKVQDIEYHTKAVRKGAPNTFLLSDLPFMSYYETRQALKNTAKIIRSGANMIKIEGGKWLVEIVKELSNRSILVCGHIGLTPQSFNYLSGYKVQGKEKKDANKLIDEALLLEESGIKMLVVECIPEKLAKKITKNLSIPVIGIGSGKYTDGQILVMHDLLGITEGKKPSFTKNFLSENGSIQKSIQKYIYEVEKGIYPNKKYSF; this comes from the coding sequence ATGGAATGTATTACAATTTCTAAATTAGAAAATTGGAAAAAAAATAAAAAAAAATTTGCGGCTATTACAGCTTATGACTTTAGCTTTTCTAAATTATTTTCTAATCAAGGTATTCCAGTTATACTAATAGGCGATTCTCTCGGGATGACTATACAAGGTCATAGTTCTACATTACCAGTAAAAGTTCAAGATATTGAATATCATACAAAAGCAGTTAGAAAAGGAGCGCCAAATACTTTCTTGTTATCTGATTTACCTTTCATGTCTTATTATGAAACTAGACAAGCTCTTAAAAATACAGCAAAAATTATTAGATCTGGTGCAAATATGATAAAAATAGAAGGAGGAAAATGGTTAGTTGAAATTGTTAAAGAACTATCTAACAGATCAATATTAGTATGTGGTCATATAGGTTTAACACCTCAATCCTTTAATTATTTAAGCGGATATAAAGTTCAAGGAAAAGAAAAAAAAGACGCAAATAAACTAATAGATGAAGCCTTATTATTAGAAGAATCTGGCATTAAAATGCTAGTAGTAGAATGTATTCCAGAAAAATTAGCAAAAAAAATTACGAAAAATTTATCTATTCCGGTTATCGGTATAGGATCAGGTAAATATACTGATGGACAAATTCTTGTAATGCATGATTTATTAGGAATTACTGAAGGGAAAAAACCTAGTTTTACAAAAAATTTTCTTTCTGAAAATGGTAGTATTCAAAAATCTATTCAAAAATATATATATGAAGTTGAAAAAGGTATTTATCCAAACAAAAAATATAGTTTTTAA
- the panC gene encoding pantoate--beta-alanine ligase, protein MYIIKKIETLYKKIIILKKTNKKIGLVPTMGNLHDGHIKLILLAKKHVDIIIVSIFINPMQFNNLSDLENYPQTFRADCQILKEQNVDIIFVPYVSQIYPNGIKKQTFVEVPKLSEILEGQSRPGHFKGVTTIVSKLFNFIQPDFAFFGEKDYQQLLIIKMLVKELNYMINIISLPIIRLKNGLALSSRNNNLTNQENKIAPYLYKVIKATCKKIKKRKSYSRKEIIYSSRILLIKKGFSIDIFNIYNSKTLKNPSKNVKEVILLASVWLGKTRLIDNKKIFFN, encoded by the coding sequence ATGTATATTATCAAAAAAATAGAAACATTATATAAAAAAATAATTATTTTAAAAAAAACAAATAAAAAAATAGGACTAGTTCCTACAATGGGAAATTTACATGATGGTCATATAAAATTAATATTATTAGCAAAAAAACACGTAGATATTATTATAGTAAGCATTTTTATTAATCCAATGCAATTTAATAATTTATCCGATCTGGAAAATTACCCACAAACCTTTAGAGCAGATTGTCAGATATTAAAAGAACAAAATGTAGACATAATTTTTGTTCCTTATGTAAGTCAAATTTATCCAAACGGTATAAAAAAACAAACATTTGTTGAAGTTCCAAAATTATCTGAAATCTTAGAAGGTCAATCACGTCCAGGACATTTTAAAGGTGTAACAACAATTGTTTCTAAGTTATTTAATTTTATACAACCAGATTTTGCTTTTTTTGGAGAAAAAGATTATCAACAATTATTAATAATAAAAATGCTTGTAAAAGAACTAAATTATATGATAAATATAATTAGTTTACCTATAATACGACTAAAAAACGGACTTGCTTTAAGTTCAAGAAATAATAACTTAACCAATCAAGAAAATAAAATAGCACCTTATTTATATAAAGTTATAAAAGCAACATGTAAAAAAATTAAAAAAAGAAAAAGTTACAGTAGAAAAGAAATTATTTATTCATCCCGTATTTTATTAATTAAAAAAGGATTTTCTATTGATATTTTTAATATATATAATTCTAAAACATTAAAAAATCCTTCTAAAAACGTTAAAGAAGTTATTCTTTTAGCATCTGTGTGGTTAGGAAAAACTCGTTTAATTGATAATAAAAAAATTTTTTTTAATTAA
- the thrA gene encoding bifunctional aspartate kinase/homoserine dehydrogenase I encodes MKLLKFGGTSLANAEKFLCVANIIEEKIKKEQIAVVLSAPARITNYLVKIVEKTIKNNQILETIHLAENIFIELIKNILKIQSNFPYHEIEENIKKEFDKLKNIIHGIILLKQCPDNIRATIISRGEILSVFIMKSILQSKNYNVTVIDPVKNFVSLGNNYLDSSVDIYQSKKRINNININKNHIILMAGFISGNQDKKLVVLGRNGSDYSAAVLAACLDANCCEIWTDVDGVFTSDPRTVQNTYLLKSISYQEAMELSYFGAKVLHPRTIEPISQFKIPCFIKNTNNIKSVGTLICQKNYSEKDFLKGVTHLDDIAMFNISGPNIKDIGNIIPRIFTIISRDNIKTLLITQSSSEYKMNFCIFEYDIEKVLYSLNKEFQLELKDKLLHPFKIKKNLSILSVVGSNIYKKYNIASKICSTLGASKINILAIAQGSSEHSISLVIKKEYILKAVENVHNTLFCNKKIIHVFLIGIGGIGSTLLKQILKQKNLLDEKNIEIKICAIANSKKILFLDDRNNLCNWKNDFQKSTKKFNLELLNNLIKNNNFSNSVIVDCTSDQLLAEQYVNFIYNGFHVVTSNKKANTSEWDYYKKIRNATFKKNKKFLYETNVGAGLPVIDTLKNLFNTGDTLIRFKGILSGSLSFIFGRLEEGILLSQATREAKELGFTEPNPCDDLSGIDVARKLLILARESGYNIELKDIKIEPLLPNTFKGYEDVDNFLLKLKELDLYFLKKINQAQNAGNVLRFVATIEQKRQFFVKLEEVNINDPLYKVKNGENALAFYTNYYQPIPLVLRGYGAGNNVTASGVFSDLLRTLS; translated from the coding sequence ATGAAATTATTAAAATTTGGTGGAACTTCATTAGCTAATGCGGAAAAATTTTTATGCGTAGCTAATATTATAGAAGAAAAAATCAAAAAAGAACAAATTGCAGTAGTACTTTCAGCACCAGCTAGAATTACTAACTATCTAGTTAAAATTGTAGAAAAAACAATTAAGAATAATCAAATTTTAGAAACTATACATCTTGCGGAAAATATATTTATTGAGTTAATAAAAAATATTTTAAAAATACAATCTAATTTTCCTTATCATGAAATAGAAGAAAATATAAAAAAAGAATTTGATAAATTAAAAAATATAATACATGGAATTATATTATTAAAACAATGTCCAGATAATATTCGTGCTACTATAATTTCTCGTGGAGAAATACTTTCTGTTTTTATAATGAAAAGTATATTGCAATCTAAAAATTATAATGTAACTGTTATTGATCCAGTTAAGAATTTTGTTTCTTTAGGTAATAATTATTTAGATTCAAGTGTTGATATATATCAATCTAAAAAACGTATTAATAATATTAATATTAATAAAAATCATATTATTTTGATGGCTGGTTTTATTTCAGGCAACCAAGATAAAAAATTAGTAGTATTAGGAAGAAATGGTTCTGATTATTCCGCTGCAGTTTTAGCAGCTTGTTTAGATGCTAATTGTTGTGAAATTTGGACTGATGTTGATGGAGTTTTTACTTCTGATCCAAGAACCGTTCAAAATACTTATTTATTAAAATCAATATCATATCAAGAAGCAATGGAACTATCTTACTTTGGCGCTAAGGTATTACATCCTCGTACTATTGAACCAATTTCTCAATTTAAAATACCATGTTTTATTAAAAATACTAATAACATTAAATCTGTTGGAACTTTGATTTGTCAAAAAAATTATTCTGAAAAAGATTTTCTAAAAGGTGTTACTCATCTTGATGACATAGCTATGTTTAATATATCTGGACCTAATATAAAAGATATAGGAAATATAATTCCACGTATATTTACTATAATTTCAAGAGATAATATTAAAACATTATTAATTACTCAATCATCTTCAGAATATAAAATGAATTTTTGCATTTTTGAATATGACATTGAAAAAGTTTTATACTCATTAAATAAAGAATTTCAATTGGAATTAAAAGATAAATTATTACATCCTTTTAAAATAAAAAAAAATTTATCTATTCTTTCGGTAGTTGGATCTAATATTTATAAAAAATATAATATTGCGTCAAAAATATGTTCTACTTTAGGTGCTTCAAAAATTAATATTCTTGCAATTGCACAAGGCTCTTCAGAACATTCTATTTCACTAGTAATTAAAAAAGAATATATTTTAAAAGCTGTTGAAAACGTTCATAATACATTATTTTGTAATAAAAAAATAATTCATGTTTTTTTAATAGGAATAGGTGGAATTGGTAGCACACTACTAAAACAAATATTAAAACAAAAAAATCTTTTAGATGAAAAAAATATAGAAATTAAAATTTGTGCTATTGCTAATTCCAAAAAAATATTATTTTTAGATGATAGAAATAATTTATGTAATTGGAAAAATGATTTCCAAAAATCAACTAAAAAATTTAATTTAGAATTGTTAAATAATTTAATTAAAAATAATAATTTTTCAAATTCGGTAATTGTTGATTGCACATCTGATCAATTATTAGCCGAACAATATGTAAATTTTATTTATAACGGTTTTCATGTAGTTACTTCAAATAAAAAAGCAAACACTAGTGAATGGGATTACTATAAAAAAATAAGAAATGCTACTTTTAAAAAAAATAAAAAATTTTTATATGAAACTAATGTCGGAGCAGGATTACCAGTAATAGATACTCTTAAAAATTTATTTAACACAGGTGATACTTTAATTCGATTTAAAGGAATATTATCTGGATCATTATCTTTTATCTTTGGAAGATTAGAAGAAGGAATTTTATTATCACAAGCTACTAGAGAAGCTAAAGAATTAGGTTTTACTGAACCAAATCCGTGTGATGATTTATCTGGTATAGATGTTGCAAGAAAATTACTAATTTTAGCACGTGAATCTGGATATAATATAGAGCTAAAAGATATTAAAATTGAACCTTTGTTACCAAACACTTTTAAAGGATATGAAGATGTTGATAATTTTCTATTAAAATTAAAAGAATTAGATTTATATTTTCTTAAAAAAATCAACCAAGCACAAAATGCAGGAAATGTACTACGATTTGTTGCAACAATAGAACAAAAAAGACAATTTTTTGTAAAACTTGAAGAAGTCAACATTAACGATCCATTATATAAAGTAAAAAATGGTGAAAATGCATTAGCATTTTATACTAATTATTATCAACCAATTCCTTTAGTATTAAGAGGTTACGGTGCTGGTAATAATGTTACAGCGTCTGGAGTATTTTCCGACTTACTACGTACACTATCATAA
- the dksA gene encoding RNA polymerase-binding protein DksA → MEKDKNKKTSSLNVLSIAGLQPYQEKIDEKYMNEDQMLHFYKILKTWKNQLKDEIHHTLLYIQDKATNFPDPIDRATQEEEFSLDLRNRDRSRKLIKKIEITLKKIKEKDFGYCSSCGIEIGIRRLEARPTANLCIDCKTLAEIREKQMTG, encoded by the coding sequence ATGGAAAAAGACAAAAATAAAAAAACATCATCTTTAAATGTTCTTTCTATTGCAGGTTTGCAACCTTATCAAGAAAAAATAGACGAAAAATACATGAATGAAGATCAAATGTTACACTTTTATAAAATTCTTAAAACATGGAAAAATCAACTAAAAGATGAAATTCACCATACTCTACTCTATATACAAGATAAAGCAACAAATTTTCCAGATCCTATTGATCGAGCTACACAAGAAGAAGAATTTAGTTTAGATTTACGAAATCGTGATCGTAGTCGAAAATTAATTAAAAAAATTGAAATAACTTTAAAAAAAATTAAAGAAAAAGATTTTGGTTACTGTAGTTCTTGTGGTATTGAAATTGGAATTCGTCGTTTAGAAGCCAGACCTACTGCTAATCTTTGCATTGATTGTAAAACATTAGCAGAAATTAGAGAAAAACAAATGACTGGTTAA
- the hpt gene encoding hypoxanthine phosphoribosyltransferase, producing MKHTIQVVITEKELDIRVRELGQEITKKYRNSQNKMILIALLRGSFVFIADLCRRIHIKHEIDFMTTSSYGRGMLSSGDVKIIKDLDEDIYDKNVLIVEDIIDSGKTLSKVLGILKLRNPKSLSICTLLDKPECREVDISVDFIGFSILENFFIVGYGIDYAQSYRYLPYIGKVVFKK from the coding sequence ATGAAACATACTATTCAAGTTGTCATTACTGAAAAAGAACTTGATATCCGTGTTCGAGAATTAGGTCAAGAAATTACTAAAAAATATAGAAATAGTCAGAATAAAATGATATTAATAGCATTATTACGTGGTTCTTTTGTATTTATAGCAGATTTATGTCGTAGAATTCACATTAAACACGAAATAGATTTTATGACAACCTCTAGTTATGGACGGGGAATGCTCTCTAGTGGCGACGTAAAAATTATAAAAGATTTAGATGAAGATATCTATGATAAAAATGTTTTAATTGTAGAAGATATTATTGATTCAGGAAAAACTTTAAGTAAAGTATTAGGTATTTTAAAACTTAGAAATCCAAAATCATTATCAATTTGCACTCTTTTAGATAAACCGGAATGTCGTGAGGTAGACATTAGTGTTGATTTTATAGGTTTTTCTATTTTAGAAAATTTTTTTATAGTAGGTTATGGTATTGATTACGCTCAATCTTATCGTTATCTTCCATATATAGGAAAAGTAGTTTTTAAAAAATAA
- the thrC gene encoding threonine synthase — MKLYNLKNHSEQVNFETAVKLGLGQQQGLFFPVKLPVITPIELSKILKMDFITRSTEILSKFIYHEISKEKLYEHVKQAFSFKNPLKIKITEDIHCFELFHGPTLAFKDFGARFMAQMILSLNKKNESVTILTATSGDTGAAVAHAFYRMKNVRVIILYPKGKISELQEKLFCTLGENIKTISINGSFDDCQKLVKEAFNDKNLKESIGLNSANSINISRLLAQICYYFEAFSLMSEEQRKNLVIAVPCGNFGNLTAGLLSKSLGLPIKSFIACTNSNDTVPRFLSNGKWYPKKTVSTISNAMDISQPNNWTRIEELFSRKKWNLKELRFGSVSDNTTKETLKELFNLGYVSEPHAAIAYRLLRDQLKKNEFGLFLGTAHPAKFKNTVEKILKNKISLPSALKNRINLPLLSYNINPVFNKLKTFLLEK; from the coding sequence ATGAAACTTTATAATTTAAAAAATCATAGCGAACAAGTAAATTTTGAAACAGCTGTCAAACTAGGATTAGGACAACAACAGGGTTTATTTTTCCCAGTAAAACTACCTGTTATTACACCTATAGAATTGTCAAAAATATTAAAAATGGATTTTATTACTCGAAGTACTGAAATACTTTCTAAATTTATTTATCATGAGATATCTAAAGAAAAACTATATGAACATGTTAAACAAGCATTTTCATTTAAGAATCCATTAAAAATAAAGATTACAGAAGATATACATTGCTTTGAACTATTTCACGGACCAACATTAGCATTTAAAGATTTTGGAGCACGTTTCATGGCTCAAATGATACTATCGCTAAATAAAAAAAATGAATCTGTTACTATTTTAACAGCAACATCAGGTGACACAGGTGCAGCGGTAGCACATGCTTTTTATAGAATGAAAAATGTGCGAGTAATTATTTTATACCCTAAAGGAAAAATTAGTGAATTACAAGAAAAACTATTTTGTACTTTAGGTGAAAACATAAAAACTATATCAATTAACGGTAGTTTTGACGATTGTCAAAAACTAGTAAAAGAAGCTTTTAACGATAAAAATCTTAAAGAATCAATAGGATTAAACTCAGCTAATTCTATTAATATAAGTAGATTATTAGCACAGATTTGTTATTATTTTGAAGCTTTTTCTTTAATGTCAGAAGAACAAAGAAAAAATTTAGTAATAGCAGTTCCATGTGGAAATTTTGGTAATTTAACCGCTGGATTATTGTCTAAATCTCTTGGTTTACCAATCAAATCATTTATCGCATGCACAAATTCTAATGATACAGTACCAAGATTTCTTAGTAATGGAAAATGGTATCCAAAAAAAACTGTATCTACAATTTCTAATGCTATGGACATTAGCCAACCCAATAATTGGACTCGAATTGAAGAATTATTTTCTCGAAAAAAATGGAATTTAAAAGAACTTAGATTTGGTAGTGTATCAGATAATACTACCAAAGAAACATTAAAAGAACTATTTAATTTAGGTTATGTTTCTGAACCTCATGCTGCAATAGCATATCGATTATTACGAGATCAATTAAAAAAGAATGAATTTGGTTTATTTCTAGGAACTGCTCATCCAGCTAAATTTAAAAATACTGTAGAAAAAATATTAAAAAATAAAATTTCACTACCCAGTGCGCTAAAAAATAGAATCAATCTTCCATTATTATCATATAATATTAATCCTGTTTTTAATAAATTAAAAACATTTTTATTAGAAAAATAA
- the mrcB gene encoding penicillin-binding protein 1B: MNIKKKILIKIFLSMLILIIFYGLYLYIKIDRSINGKVWSFPNAIYGRIVNLAPGNLYSQKELLSLLKSRMYRKVDLVMLPGEYSIKDNTIEFIRRSFDFPDIKEGELHTLLSFKKNTLIEIKNIENNRNFSFFRLEPKLINILKSPERQKRIFFSRNKYPEMLVKTLLAIEDKYFYEHDGIQISSIGRAFLVNTMAGRTIQGGSTLTQQLIKNMFLTNNRSILRKMNEIYMALILDGFYTKDRILELYLNEVYLGQDGDEQIRGFPLASICYFGRPIDELTLDQYALLVGMVKGASLYSPWTHPESALKRRNLVLFLLYKQNYITKKIYEDLCRRSLNVQPKGNITSLHPSFIQLVCKESKKKISSSIKNFSGIKIFTTLDSISQNAVEQAVKIEIPILKRKKGLKDLEVAMIVVDRFNGEIQALVGSSKPEFNGYNRALKARRSIGSLSKPITYLTALSQPKKYNLNTWISDRPISIKLDNGQYWIPKNNNFSFSGKVMLLDALINSINIPTVNLSIDIGLKKIVDSWLHLGISKNRITSFPSISLGAINLTPIEVAQVFQIIASGGYKSLLSSVRSIVSDDGKVFYQTLPQSKHIESSEASYLTLYAMQQVVNSGTAKSLGAIFKEFSLAGKTGTTNNLVDNWFVGIDGKQIAIIWVGRDNNQTTKLYSASGAMQIYRRYLQYQHPIPLILKPPKNINMFYIDDSGKLFCEKNDKHNRILPIWSLKNKEICTQNKFSENLSIKEKKNFLFWLKDLF; this comes from the coding sequence ATGAATATAAAAAAAAAAATTTTAATAAAAATTTTTTTATCTATGTTAATTTTAATTATTTTTTATGGGTTATATTTGTATATTAAGATAGATCGATCAATTAATGGAAAAGTATGGAGTTTTCCTAATGCAATATATGGACGTATAGTGAATTTAGCACCAGGTAATTTATATTCTCAGAAAGAGTTATTAAGTCTTTTAAAAAGTAGAATGTATAGAAAAGTCGATTTAGTTATGTTACCAGGAGAATATAGTATAAAAGATAATACTATAGAATTTATACGACGTTCTTTTGATTTTCCTGATATTAAAGAAGGTGAGTTGCATACACTTTTATCTTTTAAAAAAAATACTTTAATAGAAATTAAAAATATTGAAAATAATCGTAATTTTAGTTTTTTTCGTTTAGAACCTAAATTAATTAATATATTAAAATCTCCTGAAAGACAGAAACGTATATTTTTTTCTCGTAATAAATATCCAGAAATGTTAGTGAAAACATTATTAGCAATTGAAGATAAGTATTTTTATGAACATGATGGTATTCAGATATCTTCTATAGGTCGAGCTTTTTTAGTAAATACGATGGCTGGTCGTACAATTCAAGGTGGAAGTACTTTGACGCAACAGTTGATAAAAAATATGTTTTTAACAAATAATCGTTCAATATTAAGGAAAATGAATGAAATTTATATGGCTTTAATTTTAGATGGTTTTTACACAAAAGATCGGATTTTAGAACTATATTTAAATGAAGTATATTTGGGACAAGATGGTGATGAACAAATTCGAGGATTTCCTCTTGCTAGTATTTGTTATTTTGGTCGGCCAATAGATGAATTAACTTTAGATCAGTATGCTTTATTAGTTGGAATGGTAAAAGGAGCATCTTTATATAGTCCTTGGACTCATCCTGAATCTGCATTAAAAAGAAGAAACTTAGTTTTATTTTTATTATATAAACAAAATTATATTACAAAAAAAATTTATGAAGATTTATGTAGACGATCTTTAAATGTTCAACCTAAAGGAAATATTACTTCACTGCATCCTTCTTTTATACAACTTGTATGCAAAGAATCTAAAAAAAAAATTAGTAGTTCAATAAAAAATTTTTCAGGAATTAAAATATTTACAACCCTAGATTCTATTTCACAAAATGCAGTAGAACAAGCTGTAAAAATAGAAATACCTATATTAAAAAGAAAAAAAGGACTAAAAGATTTAGAAGTTGCTATGATAGTAGTAGATAGATTTAATGGAGAAATTCAAGCACTAGTTGGAAGTTCTAAGCCAGAATTTAATGGTTATAATCGAGCTTTAAAAGCTCGTCGTTCCATTGGTTCTTTATCTAAGCCTATAACATATTTAACTGCTTTATCACAACCAAAAAAATACAATTTAAATACTTGGATTTCTGATCGTCCTATTTCAATTAAATTAGATAATGGTCAATACTGGATACCAAAAAATAATAATTTTTCTTTTAGTGGAAAAGTAATGTTATTAGATGCTTTAATTAATTCTATTAACATTCCTACAGTTAATCTTAGTATAGATATAGGTTTAAAAAAAATAGTTGATAGCTGGTTGCATTTAGGTATTTCTAAAAATCGTATTACTTCTTTTCCATCAATATCTTTAGGGGCTATTAATTTAACACCTATTGAAGTAGCACAAGTATTTCAAATAATTGCAAGTGGTGGTTACAAGTCATTATTATCATCAGTTAGATCAATTGTTTCTGATGACGGTAAAGTCTTTTATCAAACTTTACCTCAATCAAAACATATAGAATCTTCTGAAGCGTCTTATTTGACACTATATGCTATGCAACAAGTAGTTAATAGTGGAACAGCAAAATCACTAGGAGCAATTTTTAAGGAATTTTCTTTGGCTGGTAAAACTGGTACAACAAATAATTTAGTTGATAATTGGTTTGTAGGTATTGATGGAAAACAAATTGCAATTATTTGGGTAGGTAGAGATAATAATCAAACAACAAAGTTGTATAGTGCTTCTGGAGCAATGCAAATTTATAGGAGATATCTTCAATATCAACATCCAATACCTCTAATATTAAAACCTCCAAAAAATATTAATATGTTTTATATTGATGATTCAGGAAAATTATTTTGTGAAAAAAACGATAAACATAATCGAATTTTACCAATATGGTCTTTAAAAAATAAAGAAATTTGTACTCAAAATAAATTTTCAGAAAATCTTTCAATAAAAGAGAAAAAAAATTTTTTATTTTGGTTAAAAGATTTATTTTAA